The DNA segment TTCATCGGATTTAAGAGCATTGAGGAGCCTTCTCTCTTTAAAAAGACGCCTGAAGAAACAGGAACAGGGTTACAAAGTGAGAATCAGGAATCACCTTATTGCTCAATACTTCCCCGAGATGGATAACTACTTCGGCTACGGTGAAGGACCGGCAATTGTCAAATGGTGTTTCAATCCGGCAGAACTTGCGAACTTACCCTTTGAAGAATTTGTACGTATGGTCTCCTCCCGCAACACAGGAGAAAACCAGCGAAGACGATTATTGGAAGTCCATAAGAAGGCAGCATCCTCTATCGGATGTGAGATAACTCCAGGTGTATCATTCGAGGCGAAGGCACTTCTTGAGGAATTGCAACAGCTTCATAGAATAATACAGGAAACCGATGAAAAGATTGCCGGGATATGTAGCCGATTCCCCGAGTATACCTTTCTTTTGAGCATCCCCGGCTTCGGACCCGATATATCAGCAAAAGTACTCGGAGCCGTTGGTAATCCCCATAGATTTGACAATGAACGACAGGTTCTTAAAATGGCAGGGTTGGATCTCAGTGCTGATCGGAGTGGAAAGAAGAGTGAAGTTACTCCTGTCATCTCGAAGAAAGGCAAAGCAGATTTCCGTTACGGTCTCTACCAGGCGGCGTTTATTGCCTCCACGAGAAATCACCGCTTCATGACCTACTTCACCAATAAGCTCAAAGGCAGGGAGCGGGAGCGTGGGATACTCACCAACAGGAGGGTCAAGCTGGCAGCAAAGATGCTTGTTATTGCCTG comes from the Pseudomonadota bacterium genome and includes:
- a CDS encoding IS110 family transposase yields the protein MEQNDDNRLQEFRQLKHEIRMSGEFLVVGMDIAKERHHAFFGTPTGKTLLRRLVFENTKEGFEDLCFQADTLKTRHALKKVVFGMEPTADYHKPLAEYLIRQRHMVVLVGGAAVKKNRELLDGRWDKNDTKDAANVADLITQGKCLFYDFPSSDLRALRSLLSLKRRLKKQEQGYKVRIRNHLIAQYFPEMDNYFGYGEGPAIVKWCFNPAELANLPFEEFVRMVSSRNTGENQRRRLLEVHKKAASSIGCEITPGVSFEAKALLEELQQLHRIIQETDEKIAGICSRFPEYTFLLSIPGFGPDISAKVLGAVGNPHRFDNERQVLKMAGLDLSADRSGKKSEVTPVISKKGKADFRYGLYQAAFIASTRNHRFMTYFTNKLKGRERERGILTNRRVKLAAKMLVIAWTLMKKKEVFDPGYIKE